The Synergistaceae bacterium genome includes a window with the following:
- a CDS encoding glycerate kinase, producing the protein MRDLNQDIHEIINNAIKAVLPESAVKEALQHSEFQSRLNKGRLIVASIGKAAWRMAKSASDILGSQISGAVITKYSHSMGNIPGLEIFEAGHPVLDENTLTGTRELLEHVKNLTPDDTVLFLVSGGGSALFELPAEGVTLADMKDVTNQLLACGADIVEINTIRKHLSGVKGGRFAKLCAPARVFMVVLSDVLGDRLDSIASGPAWPDESTSEEAFSIIKKYDLHIKPELLKILAQETPKKLDNVTAVITGSVTALCEAACNIAKSKGYEPLLLTTTMTCEAKEAGAFFASIAREIKFSGRPVKAPCAIIAGGETVVHLTGKGMGGRNQEFALSAAQGISGLDNVIIASLGSDGTDGPTDSAGGIVDGQTESKLKAANISISETLKNNDSYNALKTVNALLMTGPTGTNVNDLAIALII; encoded by the coding sequence ATGCGAGATCTAAATCAGGACATTCACGAGATAATTAATAACGCAATAAAAGCCGTCTTGCCTGAGTCAGCCGTAAAAGAGGCCCTGCAGCATTCAGAATTTCAATCAAGACTCAATAAAGGCCGCTTAATTGTCGCGTCAATCGGCAAAGCAGCGTGGAGAATGGCCAAGTCAGCAAGTGATATTTTAGGCTCGCAGATTTCCGGAGCTGTCATTACAAAATATTCTCACTCAATGGGCAATATTCCCGGGCTTGAAATTTTTGAGGCCGGGCATCCTGTTTTAGACGAGAATACTTTAACGGGGACTCGTGAATTACTCGAACACGTTAAAAATTTAACTCCTGATGACACCGTTTTATTTCTAGTCAGCGGCGGAGGCTCGGCACTGTTCGAACTTCCTGCAGAGGGCGTGACTCTTGCTGACATGAAAGACGTTACTAATCAATTATTAGCTTGCGGGGCTGATATTGTAGAGATAAACACTATACGCAAGCATTTATCAGGAGTCAAAGGCGGAAGATTTGCGAAATTATGCGCTCCTGCAAGAGTCTTCATGGTCGTATTGTCTGATGTATTAGGAGATAGACTCGATAGTATTGCGTCCGGTCCCGCTTGGCCTGATGAGTCAACAAGTGAAGAAGCCTTCTCAATCATAAAAAAATATGATTTACACATTAAGCCCGAATTACTAAAAATTTTAGCGCAGGAGACTCCGAAAAAATTAGATAACGTTACTGCAGTAATTACCGGAAGTGTTACAGCTTTGTGCGAGGCAGCCTGCAATATAGCTAAATCAAAAGGTTATGAGCCTTTATTACTCACTACTACAATGACATGCGAGGCAAAAGAGGCAGGGGCGTTCTTTGCGTCAATAGCTCGTGAAATAAAATTTTCTGGCCGTCCCGTTAAAGCTCCGTGCGCAATTATTGCAGGCGGTGAAACAGTCGTACACTTAACCGGGAAGGGAATGGGCGGACGTAATCAAGAATTTGCTTTGTCAGCAGCTCAAGGAATTTCAGGACTTGATAATGTAATAATTGCCTCGTTAGGTTCGGACGGTACAGACGGGCCGACGGACTCAGCAGGGGGAATCGTAGACGGTCAGACGGAGTCAAAACTCAAAGCCGCAAATATTTCAATCAGTGAGACTCTCAAGAATAACGACTCTTATAACGCACTCAAGACAGTTAATGCACTATTAATGACGGGTCCGACCGGTACAAACGTGAATGATTTAGCAATTGCATTAATTATTTAG
- a CDS encoding TRAP transporter large permease: protein MVIVFLLLGLIIFAFIGVPLAFSIGASCITYLSAVRPMFLTMMPQRIWNGVYSELMIAMPLFMLAGELMNTGGITKRIIDFCMEILRPIHGGLGEVNVVGSMIFGGISGSSVADTSALGSILIPAMEKEGYPKSASAGITVASSTMGMIIPPSTPMVVYAMVSGASIGALFMAGAVPGILIGISQTLLVFWFSVKNGWHPKQIPFSSKRFWGAMFAGIPALLMPVFIVLCVSGGICTASESAGVAVLYSLLVGFFLYRELTLKDVWVALKKTLISSSSVMLIIGFTQIFTWILTIQKVPEIVANFFMSMNVSRVGIALMFDVLILIIGTFIDVSPAILLLTPIMLPVMEHFGISALQFGAMMITGLAIGLVTPPVGMCLNACNKINRMPIIDIFKGAAPYILCNVIVLVAISVWPELTAFLPRLLGY, encoded by the coding sequence ATGGTAATAGTATTCTTATTGCTTGGCTTAATAATTTTTGCATTTATAGGAGTCCCTCTTGCTTTCTCAATAGGTGCGTCATGTATCACGTATCTTTCTGCCGTGCGTCCTATGTTTTTAACGATGATGCCGCAAAGAATCTGGAACGGTGTATATAGCGAGTTAATGATTGCTATGCCTCTATTCATGTTAGCGGGCGAATTAATGAACACTGGCGGGATCACCAAAAGAATTATAGATTTTTGTATGGAAATTTTGCGGCCTATACACGGAGGACTCGGAGAAGTTAACGTCGTGGGCTCTATGATATTCGGGGGTATTTCGGGCTCGTCAGTTGCTGACACTTCGGCACTTGGAAGTATATTAATTCCCGCAATGGAGAAAGAGGGCTACCCTAAAAGCGCGTCGGCCGGTATAACTGTCGCGTCTTCAACAATGGGAATGATTATTCCGCCGTCTACACCTATGGTAGTTTATGCGATGGTCTCAGGAGCTTCAATCGGAGCATTATTCATGGCCGGAGCAGTTCCGGGAATCTTAATAGGAATCTCGCAAACTCTATTAGTTTTCTGGTTCAGTGTGAAAAACGGCTGGCACCCTAAACAAATTCCCTTCTCGTCAAAAAGATTCTGGGGCGCAATGTTCGCAGGAATTCCCGCGCTGTTAATGCCTGTATTCATAGTTTTGTGCGTCTCGGGCGGTATCTGCACAGCGAGTGAATCTGCCGGAGTTGCTGTGTTATATAGTTTATTAGTAGGATTCTTTCTTTATCGCGAGCTTACATTAAAAGATGTCTGGGTTGCTTTAAAGAAAACGCTGATATCTTCATCATCAGTCATGTTAATTATAGGATTCACGCAAATTTTTACATGGATTTTGACGATTCAGAAAGTCCCCGAAATTGTAGCAAATTTCTTTATGAGCATGAACGTATCTCGCGTAGGAATTGCCTTAATGTTCGACGTGTTAATATTAATAATCGGGACATTTATAGACGTGAGCCCGGCTATATTATTACTCACTCCGATAATGCTGCCTGTCATGGAACACTTTGGAATTTCCGCGCTTCAGTTCGGTGCGATGATGATAACGGGACTTGCTATAGGGCTTGTAACTCCGCCGGTGGGAATGTGCCTCAATGCCTGTAACAAAATTAATAGAATGCCGATTATAGATATATTTAAAGGTGCTGCGCCTTATATTTTATGTAATGTAATAGTTCTCGTAGCAATAAGCGTTTGGCCTGAGTTAACAGCATTTTTGCCGCGTTTATTAGGATATTAG